A window of the Vigna angularis cultivar LongXiaoDou No.4 chromosome 3, ASM1680809v1, whole genome shotgun sequence genome harbors these coding sequences:
- the LOC108323368 gene encoding uncharacterized protein LOC108323368: protein MGPRQCQVCTEALSKYKCPSCYLPYCSLVCYKKHKELPCVKPQPLEVITTAVPESLVEKTLVVDERSEVLQKFQLEAIASSREIRDSLNDKALQDLICRIDSSSNAKDELDKAMAEEAFRLFTDKILSTINP from the exons aTGGGTCCTCGACAGTGCCAAGTCTGCACCGAAGCTTTGTCCAAGTACAAGTGCCCTTCATGCTACTTACCTTA TTGTTCTCTGGTCTGTTACAAGAAACACAAAG AATTGCCATGTGTCAAGCCGCAACCTTTGGAGGTCATAACAA CCGCTGTTCCAGAATCACTTGTAGAAAAGACATTAGTagttgatgaaagaagtgaggTGTTGCAAAAATTCCAACTGGAGGCAATAG CCTCTTCCAGGGAGATTCGTGATTCTTTGAATGATAAAGCCCTTCAAGATTTAATTTGTCGCATTGATTCTTCCTCAAATGCAAAGGAT GAACTTGATAAGGCTATGGCAGAGGAGGCATTTCGCTTGTTCACTGACAAG ATTTTATCAACCATCAATCCCTAA